One Ictalurus punctatus breed USDA103 chromosome 10, Coco_2.0, whole genome shotgun sequence genomic region harbors:
- the tcf3b gene encoding transcription factor 3b isoform X1, with product MNDQQGHRMAVETDKELSDLLDFSAMFAPPVANGKTRPTTLASSQFGGSGLDERSGSSPWAAGEQGSPSFNHGRSYSEGSHYSEHDGLSSPFLSSGIGGKNERGPYPSFGAQQGFLPSDIVMANADAMSPSGLKSGSQFYPTFSNNPRRRPPDGNIDTQPKKIRKPPGLPSSVYASTSGDEYPRDTAGYPGSKPGPVYPGSFYMQEGLQPSSDPWASSGPLGQSGYSAMLGNSPHISQPGSFTAINPQDRMKRQPLPLSPQNYPLHGADVNGFHSGSGTYNHTSSVNGADSIMVSRSSATGSSGDEIGKALASIYPSDHNSNNFPSTPSTPVGSPQGIAGASQWPRSASQTALSPSYEGGLHALNKMEDHLEEAIHVLRSHAVGQGPGSSLGGAHSDVHSLLSAVSASIHNGALGSLGQGFPGAGLALGSRHPAMGGSHHDDPACLPPSSSSLLPTSHASGTPQPAGAPEGFTSLPGGVATHSSNSSDIKREDKEDDENSSIADKSEEEKKDPKVSRNRTRKEAFSLQIHSSVSDQGEDKDDDEDDEDLPAEVKLEREKERRVANNARERLRVRDINEAFKELGRMCQLHLSTDKPQTKLLILHQAVNVILNLEQQVRERNLNPKAACLKRREEEKVSGVVGDSPMQLPGPHPALGGDGHSSVGHI from the exons ATGAACGATCAGCAGGGCCACAGAATGGCGGTCGAAACAGATAAGGAACTCAGCGACCTCTTGGATTTTAGTGCG ATGTTTGCGCCCCCTGTGGCCAACGGGAAGACTCGACCAACCACGCTTGCCAGCAGTCAGTTTGGTGGCTCGG GATTGGATGAGCGCAGCGGTTCCAGTCCCTGGGCTGCTGGGGAGCAGGGCAGCCCTTCATTCAATCATGGACGG agtTACAGCGAGGGGTCACACTACAGTGAGCATGATGGGCTTTCTTCACCATTCCTCAGCTCTGGGATTGGCG gaAAGAATGAAAGGGGACCTTATCCTTCATTTGGTGCCCAG CAAGGGTTCCTGCCTTCAGACATTGTGATGGCCAATGCTGATGCCATGTCTCCCTCAGGCCTGAAGTCTGGTTCTCAGTTTTACCCAACCTTCTCCAACAACCCCCGGAGACGCCCACCAGATGGAAACATTG ACACCCAACCAAAAAAGATTAGGAAGCCACCAGGACTGCCATCTTCT GTGTATGCCTCCACGTCCGGTGATGAGTATCCTCGGGACACCGCTGGATATCCAGGCTCCAAACCCGGTCCTGTGTACCCCGGCTCCTTCTACATGCAAG AGGGTCTGCAGCCTTCCTCTGACCCCTGGGCGTCTTCTGGGCCTCTGGGCCAGTCAGGCTATTCGGCCATGCTGGGCAACTCGCCCCACATCAGCCAGCCAGGCTCCTTCACTGCCATCAATCCACAGGACAGGATG AAGCGCCAGCCGCTCCCTCTCTCCCCACAAAACTACCCTCTCCACGGCGCTGACGTCAATGGCTTCCATTCAGGCTCGGGAACATACAACCACACATCGTCCGTTAATGGTGCAGACAGCATTATGG tCAGTAGAAGTTCAGCCACAGGCAGCTCAGGTGATGAGATTGGAAAAGCCCTAGCCTCG ATCTACCCTTCAGACCACAACAGTAACAATTTCCCCTCCACACCCTCCACGCCAGTTGGCTCGCCCCAGGGCATTGCAG GTGCTTCTCAGTGGCCAAGATCTGCTAGCCAAACCGCCCTCTCACCTAGCTATGAAGGTGGACTACATGCACTT AATAAAATGGAGGACCATCTAGAGGAGGCCATCCATGTGCTGCGCAGTCATGCAGTGGGGCAGGGCCCAGGCTCAAGTCTTGGTGGAGCCCACTCAGACGTTCACAGTCTGCTGAGTGCTGTGTCCGCGTCTATTCATAATGGAGCCCTGGGAAGCCTTGGCCAGGGCTTCCCGGGTGCTGGGCTGGCTCTGGGCAGCAGACATCCTGCCATG GGTGGAAGTCACCATGATGACCCTGCGTGCCTCCctcccagcagcagcagcctaTTACCAACGTCCCACGCCTCGGGCACCCCACAGCCTGCAGGAGCACCAGAGGGCTTCACTA GTTTGCCAGGAGGCGTAGCCACGCACTCCTCAAACAGCAGCGATATTAAGAGGGAAGACAAAGAAGATGATGAGAACTCATCCATTGCAGATAAGTCTGAAGAGGAAAAGAAGGACCCCAAAGTGTCTCGCAACAGAACAAG AAAGGAGGCGTTTTCCCTCCAGATCCATTCAAGTGTTTCAGACCAGGGAGAAGA taaagatgatgatgaggatgatgaagatttGCCTGCCGAGGTGAAGCTGGAACGGGAAAAAGAGCGGCGTGTGGCCAACAACGCACGAGAAAGATTGCGTGTGCGAGACATCAACGAGGCTTTTAAAGAGCTGGGCCGCATGTGTCAACTGCACCTGAGCACGGACAAACCGCAGACCAAACTGCTCATCCTTCACCAGGCCGTCAACGTCATCCTCAATCTGGAGCAGCAAGTGCGGG agCGTAATCTGAACCCGAAGGCAGCATGTCTGAAACGGCGGGAGGAAGAAAAAGTGTCTGGTGTGGTGGGTGACTCTCCAATGCAGTTGCCTGGACCTCATCCTGCTCTGGGAGGAGATGGACACAGTTCTGTTGGGCATATATGA
- the tcf3b gene encoding transcription factor 3b isoform X4, with the protein MNDQQGHRMAVETDKELSDLLDFSAMFAPPVANGKTRPTTLASSQFGGSGLDERSGSSPWAAGEQGSPSFNHGRSYSEGSHYSEHDGLSSPFLSSGIGGKNERGPYPSFGAQQGFLPSDIVMANADAMSPSGLKSGSQFYPTFSNNPRRRPPDGNIDTQPKKIRKPPGLPSSVYASTSGDEYPRDTAGYPGSKPGPVYPGSFYMQEGLQPSSDPWASSGPLGQSGYSAMLGNSPHISQPGSFTAINPQDRMKRQPLPLSPQNYPLHGADVNGFHSGSGTYNHTSSVNGADSIMVSRSSATGSSGDEIGKALASIYPSDHNSNNFPSTPSTPVGSPQGIAGASQWPRSASQTALSPSYEGGLHALNKMEDHLEEAIHVLRSHAVGQGPGSSLGGAHSDVHSLLSAVSASIHNGALGSLGQGFPGAGLALGSRHPAMGGSHHDDPACLPPSSSSLLPTSHASGTPQPAGAPEGFTSLPGGVATHSSNSSDIKREDKEDDENSSIADKSEEEKKDPKVSRNRTSKDDDEDDEDLPAEVKLEREKERRVANNARERLRVRDINEAFKELGRMCQLHLSTDKPQTKLLILHQAVNVILNLEQQVRERNLNPKAACLKRREEEKVSGVVGDSPMQLPGPHPALGGDGHSSVGHI; encoded by the exons ATGAACGATCAGCAGGGCCACAGAATGGCGGTCGAAACAGATAAGGAACTCAGCGACCTCTTGGATTTTAGTGCG ATGTTTGCGCCCCCTGTGGCCAACGGGAAGACTCGACCAACCACGCTTGCCAGCAGTCAGTTTGGTGGCTCGG GATTGGATGAGCGCAGCGGTTCCAGTCCCTGGGCTGCTGGGGAGCAGGGCAGCCCTTCATTCAATCATGGACGG agtTACAGCGAGGGGTCACACTACAGTGAGCATGATGGGCTTTCTTCACCATTCCTCAGCTCTGGGATTGGCG gaAAGAATGAAAGGGGACCTTATCCTTCATTTGGTGCCCAG CAAGGGTTCCTGCCTTCAGACATTGTGATGGCCAATGCTGATGCCATGTCTCCCTCAGGCCTGAAGTCTGGTTCTCAGTTTTACCCAACCTTCTCCAACAACCCCCGGAGACGCCCACCAGATGGAAACATTG ACACCCAACCAAAAAAGATTAGGAAGCCACCAGGACTGCCATCTTCT GTGTATGCCTCCACGTCCGGTGATGAGTATCCTCGGGACACCGCTGGATATCCAGGCTCCAAACCCGGTCCTGTGTACCCCGGCTCCTTCTACATGCAAG AGGGTCTGCAGCCTTCCTCTGACCCCTGGGCGTCTTCTGGGCCTCTGGGCCAGTCAGGCTATTCGGCCATGCTGGGCAACTCGCCCCACATCAGCCAGCCAGGCTCCTTCACTGCCATCAATCCACAGGACAGGATG AAGCGCCAGCCGCTCCCTCTCTCCCCACAAAACTACCCTCTCCACGGCGCTGACGTCAATGGCTTCCATTCAGGCTCGGGAACATACAACCACACATCGTCCGTTAATGGTGCAGACAGCATTATGG tCAGTAGAAGTTCAGCCACAGGCAGCTCAGGTGATGAGATTGGAAAAGCCCTAGCCTCG ATCTACCCTTCAGACCACAACAGTAACAATTTCCCCTCCACACCCTCCACGCCAGTTGGCTCGCCCCAGGGCATTGCAG GTGCTTCTCAGTGGCCAAGATCTGCTAGCCAAACCGCCCTCTCACCTAGCTATGAAGGTGGACTACATGCACTT AATAAAATGGAGGACCATCTAGAGGAGGCCATCCATGTGCTGCGCAGTCATGCAGTGGGGCAGGGCCCAGGCTCAAGTCTTGGTGGAGCCCACTCAGACGTTCACAGTCTGCTGAGTGCTGTGTCCGCGTCTATTCATAATGGAGCCCTGGGAAGCCTTGGCCAGGGCTTCCCGGGTGCTGGGCTGGCTCTGGGCAGCAGACATCCTGCCATG GGTGGAAGTCACCATGATGACCCTGCGTGCCTCCctcccagcagcagcagcctaTTACCAACGTCCCACGCCTCGGGCACCCCACAGCCTGCAGGAGCACCAGAGGGCTTCACTA GTTTGCCAGGAGGCGTAGCCACGCACTCCTCAAACAGCAGCGATATTAAGAGGGAAGACAAAGAAGATGATGAGAACTCATCCATTGCAGATAAGTCTGAAGAGGAAAAGAAGGACCCCAAAGTGTCTCGCAACAGAACAAG taaagatgatgatgaggatgatgaagatttGCCTGCCGAGGTGAAGCTGGAACGGGAAAAAGAGCGGCGTGTGGCCAACAACGCACGAGAAAGATTGCGTGTGCGAGACATCAACGAGGCTTTTAAAGAGCTGGGCCGCATGTGTCAACTGCACCTGAGCACGGACAAACCGCAGACCAAACTGCTCATCCTTCACCAGGCCGTCAACGTCATCCTCAATCTGGAGCAGCAAGTGCGGG agCGTAATCTGAACCCGAAGGCAGCATGTCTGAAACGGCGGGAGGAAGAAAAAGTGTCTGGTGTGGTGGGTGACTCTCCAATGCAGTTGCCTGGACCTCATCCTGCTCTGGGAGGAGATGGACACAGTTCTGTTGGGCATATATGA
- the tcf3b gene encoding transcription factor 3b isoform X2, which produces MNDQQGHRMAVETDKELSDLLDFSAMFAPPVANGKTRPTTLASSQFGGSGLDERSGSSPWAAGEQGSPSFNHGRSYSEGSHYSEHDGLSSPFLSSGIGGKNERGPYPSFGAQQGFLPSDIVMANADAMSPSGLKSGSQFYPTFSNNPRRRPPDGNIDTQPKKIRKPPGLPSSVYASTSGDEYPRDTAGYPGSKPGPVYPGSFYMQEGLQPSSDPWASSGPLGQSGYSAMLGNSPHISQPGSFTAINPQDRMKRQPLPLSPQNYPLHGADVNGFHSGSGTYNHTSSVNGADSIMVSRSSATGSSGDEIGKALASIYPSDHNSNNFPSTPSTPVGSPQGIAGASQWPRSASQTALSPSYEGGLHALQNKMEDHLEEAIHVLRSHAVGQGPGSSLGGAHSDVHSLLSAVSASIHNGALGSLGQGFPGAGLALGSRHPAMGGSHHDDPACLPPSSSSLLPTSHASGTPQPAGAPEGFTSLPGGVATHSSNSSDIKREDKEDDENSSIADKSEEEKKDPKVSRNRTSKDDDEDDEDLPAEVKLEREKERRVANNARERLRVRDINEAFKELGRMCQLHLSTDKPQTKLLILHQAVNVILNLEQQVRERNLNPKAACLKRREEEKVSGVVGDSPMQLPGPHPALGGDGHSSVGHI; this is translated from the exons ATGAACGATCAGCAGGGCCACAGAATGGCGGTCGAAACAGATAAGGAACTCAGCGACCTCTTGGATTTTAGTGCG ATGTTTGCGCCCCCTGTGGCCAACGGGAAGACTCGACCAACCACGCTTGCCAGCAGTCAGTTTGGTGGCTCGG GATTGGATGAGCGCAGCGGTTCCAGTCCCTGGGCTGCTGGGGAGCAGGGCAGCCCTTCATTCAATCATGGACGG agtTACAGCGAGGGGTCACACTACAGTGAGCATGATGGGCTTTCTTCACCATTCCTCAGCTCTGGGATTGGCG gaAAGAATGAAAGGGGACCTTATCCTTCATTTGGTGCCCAG CAAGGGTTCCTGCCTTCAGACATTGTGATGGCCAATGCTGATGCCATGTCTCCCTCAGGCCTGAAGTCTGGTTCTCAGTTTTACCCAACCTTCTCCAACAACCCCCGGAGACGCCCACCAGATGGAAACATTG ACACCCAACCAAAAAAGATTAGGAAGCCACCAGGACTGCCATCTTCT GTGTATGCCTCCACGTCCGGTGATGAGTATCCTCGGGACACCGCTGGATATCCAGGCTCCAAACCCGGTCCTGTGTACCCCGGCTCCTTCTACATGCAAG AGGGTCTGCAGCCTTCCTCTGACCCCTGGGCGTCTTCTGGGCCTCTGGGCCAGTCAGGCTATTCGGCCATGCTGGGCAACTCGCCCCACATCAGCCAGCCAGGCTCCTTCACTGCCATCAATCCACAGGACAGGATG AAGCGCCAGCCGCTCCCTCTCTCCCCACAAAACTACCCTCTCCACGGCGCTGACGTCAATGGCTTCCATTCAGGCTCGGGAACATACAACCACACATCGTCCGTTAATGGTGCAGACAGCATTATGG tCAGTAGAAGTTCAGCCACAGGCAGCTCAGGTGATGAGATTGGAAAAGCCCTAGCCTCG ATCTACCCTTCAGACCACAACAGTAACAATTTCCCCTCCACACCCTCCACGCCAGTTGGCTCGCCCCAGGGCATTGCAG GTGCTTCTCAGTGGCCAAGATCTGCTAGCCAAACCGCCCTCTCACCTAGCTATGAAGGTGGACTACATGCACTT CAGAATAAAATGGAGGACCATCTAGAGGAGGCCATCCATGTGCTGCGCAGTCATGCAGTGGGGCAGGGCCCAGGCTCAAGTCTTGGTGGAGCCCACTCAGACGTTCACAGTCTGCTGAGTGCTGTGTCCGCGTCTATTCATAATGGAGCCCTGGGAAGCCTTGGCCAGGGCTTCCCGGGTGCTGGGCTGGCTCTGGGCAGCAGACATCCTGCCATG GGTGGAAGTCACCATGATGACCCTGCGTGCCTCCctcccagcagcagcagcctaTTACCAACGTCCCACGCCTCGGGCACCCCACAGCCTGCAGGAGCACCAGAGGGCTTCACTA GTTTGCCAGGAGGCGTAGCCACGCACTCCTCAAACAGCAGCGATATTAAGAGGGAAGACAAAGAAGATGATGAGAACTCATCCATTGCAGATAAGTCTGAAGAGGAAAAGAAGGACCCCAAAGTGTCTCGCAACAGAACAAG taaagatgatgatgaggatgatgaagatttGCCTGCCGAGGTGAAGCTGGAACGGGAAAAAGAGCGGCGTGTGGCCAACAACGCACGAGAAAGATTGCGTGTGCGAGACATCAACGAGGCTTTTAAAGAGCTGGGCCGCATGTGTCAACTGCACCTGAGCACGGACAAACCGCAGACCAAACTGCTCATCCTTCACCAGGCCGTCAACGTCATCCTCAATCTGGAGCAGCAAGTGCGGG agCGTAATCTGAACCCGAAGGCAGCATGTCTGAAACGGCGGGAGGAAGAAAAAGTGTCTGGTGTGGTGGGTGACTCTCCAATGCAGTTGCCTGGACCTCATCCTGCTCTGGGAGGAGATGGACACAGTTCTGTTGGGCATATATGA
- the tcf3b gene encoding transcription factor 3b (The RefSeq protein has 2 substitutions compared to this genomic sequence), protein MNDQQGHRMAVETDKELSDLLDFSAMFAPPVANGKTRPTTLASSQFGGSGLDERSGSSPWAAGEQGSPSFNHGRSYSEGSHYSEHDGLSSPFLSSGIGGKNERGPYPSFGAQQGFLPSDIVMANADAMSPSGLKSGSQFYPTFSNNPRRRPPDGNIDTQPKKIRKPPGLPSSVYASTSGDEYPRDSAGYPGSKPGPVYPGSFYMQEGLQPSSDPWASSGPLGQSGYSAMLGNSPHISQPGSFTAINPQDRMKRQPLPLSPQNYPLHGADVNGFHSGSGTYNHTSSVNGADSIMVSRSSATGSSGDEIGKALASIYPSDHNSNNFPSAPSTPVGSPQGIAGASQWPRSASQTALSPSYEGGLHALQNKMEDHLEEAIHVLRSHAVGQGPGSSLGGAHSDVHSLLSAVSASIHNGALGSLGQGFPGAGLALGSRHPAMGGSHHDDPACLPPSSSSLLPTSHASGTPQPAGAPEGFTSLPGGVATHSSNSSDIKREDKEDDENSSIADKSEEEKKDPKVSRNRTRKEAFSLQIHSSVSDQGEDKDDDEDDEDLPAEVKLEREKERRVANNARERLRVRDINEAFKELGRMCQLHLSTDKPQTKLLILHQAVNVILNLEQQVRERNLNPKAACLKRREEEKVSGVVGDSPMQLPGPHPALGGDGHSSVGHI, encoded by the exons ATGAACGATCAGCAGGGCCACAGAATGGCGGTCGAAACAGATAAGGAACTCAGCGACCTCTTGGATTTTAGTGCG ATGTTTGCGCCCCCTGTGGCCAACGGGAAGACTCGACCAACCACGCTTGCCAGCAGTCAGTTTGGTGGCTCGG GATTGGATGAGCGCAGCGGTTCCAGTCCCTGGGCTGCTGGGGAGCAGGGCAGCCCTTCATTCAATCATGGACGG agtTACAGCGAGGGGTCACACTACAGTGAGCATGATGGGCTTTCTTCACCATTCCTCAGCTCTGGGATTGGCG gaAAGAATGAAAGGGGACCTTATCCTTCATTTGGTGCCCAG CAAGGGTTCCTGCCTTCAGACATTGTGATGGCCAATGCTGATGCCATGTCTCCCTCAGGCCTGAAGTCTGGTTCTCAGTTTTACCCAACCTTCTCCAACAACCCCCGGAGACGCCCACCAGATGGAAACATTG ACACCCAACCAAAAAAGATTAGGAAGCCACCAGGACTGCCATCTTCT GTGTATGCCTCCACGTCCGGTGATGAGTATCCTCGGGACACCGCTGGATATCCAGGCTCCAAACCCGGTCCTGTGTACCCCGGCTCCTTCTACATGCAAG AGGGTCTGCAGCCTTCCTCTGACCCCTGGGCGTCTTCTGGGCCTCTGGGCCAGTCAGGCTATTCGGCCATGCTGGGCAACTCGCCCCACATCAGCCAGCCAGGCTCCTTCACTGCCATCAATCCACAGGACAGGATG AAGCGCCAGCCGCTCCCTCTCTCCCCACAAAACTACCCTCTCCACGGCGCTGACGTCAATGGCTTCCATTCAGGCTCGGGAACATACAACCACACATCGTCCGTTAATGGTGCAGACAGCATTATGG tCAGTAGAAGTTCAGCCACAGGCAGCTCAGGTGATGAGATTGGAAAAGCCCTAGCCTCG ATCTACCCTTCAGACCACAACAGTAACAATTTCCCCTCCACACCCTCCACGCCAGTTGGCTCGCCCCAGGGCATTGCAG GTGCTTCTCAGTGGCCAAGATCTGCTAGCCAAACCGCCCTCTCACCTAGCTATGAAGGTGGACTACATGCACTT CAGAATAAAATGGAGGACCATCTAGAGGAGGCCATCCATGTGCTGCGCAGTCATGCAGTGGGGCAGGGCCCAGGCTCAAGTCTTGGTGGAGCCCACTCAGACGTTCACAGTCTGCTGAGTGCTGTGTCCGCGTCTATTCATAATGGAGCCCTGGGAAGCCTTGGCCAGGGCTTCCCGGGTGCTGGGCTGGCTCTGGGCAGCAGACATCCTGCCATG GGTGGAAGTCACCATGATGACCCTGCGTGCCTCCctcccagcagcagcagcctaTTACCAACGTCCCACGCCTCGGGCACCCCACAGCCTGCAGGAGCACCAGAGGGCTTCACTA GTTTGCCAGGAGGCGTAGCCACGCACTCCTCAAACAGCAGCGATATTAAGAGGGAAGACAAAGAAGATGATGAGAACTCATCCATTGCAGATAAGTCTGAAGAGGAAAAGAAGGACCCCAAAGTGTCTCGCAACAGAACAAG AAAGGAGGCGTTTTCCCTCCAGATCCATTCAAGTGTTTCAGACCAGGGAGAAGA taaagatgatgatgaggatgatgaagatttGCCTGCCGAGGTGAAGCTGGAACGGGAAAAAGAGCGGCGTGTGGCCAACAACGCACGAGAAAGATTGCGTGTGCGAGACATCAACGAGGCTTTTAAAGAGCTGGGCCGCATGTGTCAACTGCACCTGAGCACGGACAAACCGCAGACCAAACTGCTCATCCTTCACCAGGCCGTCAACGTCATCCTCAATCTGGAGCAGCAAGTGCGGG agCGTAATCTGAACCCGAAGGCAGCATGTCTGAAACGGCGGGAGGAAGAAAAAGTGTCTGGTGTGGTGGGTGACTCTCCAATGCAGTTGCCTGGACCTCATCCTGCTCTGGGAGGAGATGGACACAGTTCTGTTGGGCATATATGA
- the tcf3b gene encoding transcription factor 3b isoform X3, with the protein MFAPPVANGKTRPTTLASSQFGGSGLDERSGSSPWAAGEQGSPSFNHGRSYSEGSHYSEHDGLSSPFLSSGIGGKNERGPYPSFGAQQGFLPSDIVMANADAMSPSGLKSGSQFYPTFSNNPRRRPPDGNIDTQPKKIRKPPGLPSSVYASTSGDEYPRDTAGYPGSKPGPVYPGSFYMQEGLQPSSDPWASSGPLGQSGYSAMLGNSPHISQPGSFTAINPQDRMKRQPLPLSPQNYPLHGADVNGFHSGSGTYNHTSSVNGADSIMVSRSSATGSSGDEIGKALASIYPSDHNSNNFPSTPSTPVGSPQGIAGASQWPRSASQTALSPSYEGGLHALQNKMEDHLEEAIHVLRSHAVGQGPGSSLGGAHSDVHSLLSAVSASIHNGALGSLGQGFPGAGLALGSRHPAMGGSHHDDPACLPPSSSSLLPTSHASGTPQPAGAPEGFTSLPGGVATHSSNSSDIKREDKEDDENSSIADKSEEEKKDPKVSRNRTRKEAFSLQIHSSVSDQGEDKDDDEDDEDLPAEVKLEREKERRVANNARERLRVRDINEAFKELGRMCQLHLSTDKPQTKLLILHQAVNVILNLEQQVRERNLNPKAACLKRREEEKVSGVVGDSPMQLPGPHPALGGDGHSSVGHI; encoded by the exons ATGTTTGCGCCCCCTGTGGCCAACGGGAAGACTCGACCAACCACGCTTGCCAGCAGTCAGTTTGGTGGCTCGG GATTGGATGAGCGCAGCGGTTCCAGTCCCTGGGCTGCTGGGGAGCAGGGCAGCCCTTCATTCAATCATGGACGG agtTACAGCGAGGGGTCACACTACAGTGAGCATGATGGGCTTTCTTCACCATTCCTCAGCTCTGGGATTGGCG gaAAGAATGAAAGGGGACCTTATCCTTCATTTGGTGCCCAG CAAGGGTTCCTGCCTTCAGACATTGTGATGGCCAATGCTGATGCCATGTCTCCCTCAGGCCTGAAGTCTGGTTCTCAGTTTTACCCAACCTTCTCCAACAACCCCCGGAGACGCCCACCAGATGGAAACATTG ACACCCAACCAAAAAAGATTAGGAAGCCACCAGGACTGCCATCTTCT GTGTATGCCTCCACGTCCGGTGATGAGTATCCTCGGGACACCGCTGGATATCCAGGCTCCAAACCCGGTCCTGTGTACCCCGGCTCCTTCTACATGCAAG AGGGTCTGCAGCCTTCCTCTGACCCCTGGGCGTCTTCTGGGCCTCTGGGCCAGTCAGGCTATTCGGCCATGCTGGGCAACTCGCCCCACATCAGCCAGCCAGGCTCCTTCACTGCCATCAATCCACAGGACAGGATG AAGCGCCAGCCGCTCCCTCTCTCCCCACAAAACTACCCTCTCCACGGCGCTGACGTCAATGGCTTCCATTCAGGCTCGGGAACATACAACCACACATCGTCCGTTAATGGTGCAGACAGCATTATGG tCAGTAGAAGTTCAGCCACAGGCAGCTCAGGTGATGAGATTGGAAAAGCCCTAGCCTCG ATCTACCCTTCAGACCACAACAGTAACAATTTCCCCTCCACACCCTCCACGCCAGTTGGCTCGCCCCAGGGCATTGCAG GTGCTTCTCAGTGGCCAAGATCTGCTAGCCAAACCGCCCTCTCACCTAGCTATGAAGGTGGACTACATGCACTT CAGAATAAAATGGAGGACCATCTAGAGGAGGCCATCCATGTGCTGCGCAGTCATGCAGTGGGGCAGGGCCCAGGCTCAAGTCTTGGTGGAGCCCACTCAGACGTTCACAGTCTGCTGAGTGCTGTGTCCGCGTCTATTCATAATGGAGCCCTGGGAAGCCTTGGCCAGGGCTTCCCGGGTGCTGGGCTGGCTCTGGGCAGCAGACATCCTGCCATG GGTGGAAGTCACCATGATGACCCTGCGTGCCTCCctcccagcagcagcagcctaTTACCAACGTCCCACGCCTCGGGCACCCCACAGCCTGCAGGAGCACCAGAGGGCTTCACTA GTTTGCCAGGAGGCGTAGCCACGCACTCCTCAAACAGCAGCGATATTAAGAGGGAAGACAAAGAAGATGATGAGAACTCATCCATTGCAGATAAGTCTGAAGAGGAAAAGAAGGACCCCAAAGTGTCTCGCAACAGAACAAG AAAGGAGGCGTTTTCCCTCCAGATCCATTCAAGTGTTTCAGACCAGGGAGAAGA taaagatgatgatgaggatgatgaagatttGCCTGCCGAGGTGAAGCTGGAACGGGAAAAAGAGCGGCGTGTGGCCAACAACGCACGAGAAAGATTGCGTGTGCGAGACATCAACGAGGCTTTTAAAGAGCTGGGCCGCATGTGTCAACTGCACCTGAGCACGGACAAACCGCAGACCAAACTGCTCATCCTTCACCAGGCCGTCAACGTCATCCTCAATCTGGAGCAGCAAGTGCGGG agCGTAATCTGAACCCGAAGGCAGCATGTCTGAAACGGCGGGAGGAAGAAAAAGTGTCTGGTGTGGTGGGTGACTCTCCAATGCAGTTGCCTGGACCTCATCCTGCTCTGGGAGGAGATGGACACAGTTCTGTTGGGCATATATGA